A stretch of DNA from Desulfofalx alkaliphila DSM 12257:
GTGACCACCCTGTACCGGCTGGCCTTGAACATAGCTTCCACCCGCTTAATTTTGGGTGAAGCTGCGGCAGGCCAGGTTATCCATGCCTTTGGCACCTTTGTGGTGGGCAACAGCTATGTGGTGGGAGCGGTGGTCTTTGTCATTATTACCATCATCCAGTTTGTGGTTATCACCAGCGGTGCCGGCCGGGTTGCTGAAGTTGCCGCCCGTTTTACCCTGGATGCCATGCCCGGTAAGCAAATGAGTATTGATGCGGACCTTAACTCCGGTTTGATTACTGAAGATGAGGCCCGGGCCAGAAGGGAGAAGATACAGCGGGAGGCAGACTTCTTTGGGGCCATGGACGGTGCCAGCAAATTCGTCCGCGGCGATGCCATTGCCGGCATCATTATCATAGTGATTAATGTCATTGGTGGTTTTATCATCGGCATGGCCCAGCACGGCATGCCATTAAACGAGGCGGTGACCACCTACACCATGCTGTCCATTGGCGACGGCCTGGTACACCAGATACCGGCCCTGTTAATATCCACTGCCACCGGTATTTTAGTAACCAGATCCAAGTCCGACGACAGTTTTGGTAAGGACCTATCCAAACAGTTTTTAAATTATCCAAAAGTGCTGGCCCTGGCAGCGGGTATTCTGTTCGTACTGGCCCTGGTGCCAGCCATGCCCAACCTCTTGTTCTTTGCCCTTTCCGCCGGCCTGGGCTATTGTGCCTATGCGCTAAATAAAGAAAAGGAGCAGGAGATACTAAAAGAGCAGGAAATGTTGGCCCGCCAAACGCAGGAAGACAGAAGGCAGCCGGAGAATGTATTTAATTACTTTCAAGTTGATCCCTTGGAGGTGGAAATTGGCTACAACCTAATTTCCTTAACCGATGAAGGGCAGGGGGGAGACTTGCTGCAGCGCTTGGCGGCGGTGCGCCGTCAATGTGCCATTGAGATGGGTGTGGTGGTAAGGCCGATCCGGATTAGGGATAATATGCAGCTGCACCACAACAAATATGTGATTAAAATCCGCGGCTTGCCGGTGGCCGAAGGGGAACTGATGCCCGGCCATTACCTGGCCATGGATCCCCTGGGCCAGGACAGTGAGGTAAACGGCATAGCCACAAGGGAGCCCACCTTTAATTTACCGGCCTGGTGGGTTGATGAAACAGAGCGCGAACGGGTAGAGCTAAATGGGCTTACCGTTGTGGACTGCGGCACAGTGTTGGTTACCCATTTAACAGAAGTAATTAAAACCCATGCCCATGAATTGCTGGGTCGTCAAGAGGTTAAGGACCTGCTGGAAGTGGTAAAAGAAAGATCGCCGGCTGTGGTGGAGGAACTGGTGCCTGACCTGATGACCCTGGGAGAAGTGCAGAAGGTGATGCAGAACCTGTTAAAAGAAAACATACCCATCAAAGACCTGGTAACCATATTAGAAGCGCTGGCCGACGGGGCACGCTTAAACAAAGACCCTGACTATTTGACGGAACATGTGCGCCAGGCCATGGCCCGGACCATTAGCCAGATGTATGCGGGACCTGACAAAAAACTGCTGGTTATTACGCTGCATCCTAAGCTGGAACAAATGGTGGCCGATTCAATCCAGCAAACCCAGTTGGGCCAGTACCCGGTGATGGACCCGTCCCAGGCCAATTCCCTGCTGGAAAAGCTGCAGAGGTCAGTGGAAAAGGCGGCCATGACCGGCCAAAACCCGGTGCTCCTGTGCTCGCCCAGGGTAAGGCTACCCCTGCGGCGCTTGGTGGAACGCTATTTGCCTAACTTGGCCTTAATATCTTTAAATGAGGTGGCTGCCGGAGTGGATGTTGAAGCAGTGGGGACGGTGAATGCTGATTAATGATTATTAAAAAATATGTGGTTGATGAAATGCACCAGGCTGTGCAGAAGATTAAAGAGGATTTGGGAGCAGATGCCATTATTGTTAGCAGTCAGAAAGTTCCCGGCCAAGGGATTATGGGCTTTTTTAAGAAAAGACTGGAGGTCACGGCTGTTCTCGATGACAGTAAAGATGCTCTGCCCAGGGAACCGAAAAGGCTAAAGGAGCCTGAACAAGCGGAGATTCCGGAGGCGGCCACAAGTCCGGTGAGGCCGGAGCAAGACAGGCCCGACCAAGGGGCTGCCGGGGATGCCGGGTCGTCACCGCCCAGGGATTTTAAACCCTTGTTCAAAGCGGAAATTTTAAATAACCTGGAACAACAGGAAAAGGAGAGATTATTGGCTATGTTGGAGCAGCAGTTGGAACAAAAGGATAAGGTAGGCAGCAAAGACTTTACCCAACGATGGTTAACAGCTCTCACCGGCATCGATATAGATCACGGAATAGCCAAAAAATTGCTTGCAGGGCTGGAGCAAAGCCTTAAAGACGGCGTCGGAGATAAGGACGACCTGACCAAGATGGCACTGATTGGCAAGGCAACCCAACTGCTAAAACCGGCCTATAAGGGCATAGGTGATGCCAAGTATTTAGCTTTTATCGGCCCTCCGGGGGTAGGTAAAACCACAACGCTGGCTAAACTGGCCACCGGCTTTAAGTTGATGGAAGGGAAAAAGGTGGCACTGATTACTGTATACACTTACCGCTATGGCGCCAATGACTATCTTAAAGTTATCGGAAGTACCATTGATGCGCCGGTTGAGGTGGTGATGACCCCGGCCGAGCTGAGGCAGGCGGTGGAAAAACACGCAGATAAAGATTACATTTTAATTGACACGGTGGGCCGTTCATCTAAAAGAACCGGCCAGGTGCTGGAGTTAAAGGGGTTTTTAGAGGCCCTCAACGGCCCTAAAAATATATTTTTAGTGATGAGTGCTTCCACTAAAAACAGAGACCTGTACCGTATTGCAAAGGATTTTCAAATAGCCCAATACAACGGGTTTATATTCACTAAGGTGGATGAAACAGAAACCCTAGGGTCACTGCTTAATCTAGTGTCAAAAACCGGAATTCCGGTGCAGTACTATACTGACGGCCAGAGCATTCCTGACGATATTAAACAGGTACAGCCCAAGATGTTAGCACAGCTTATTCTCAGGAGTGTTGATGAACAATATGAGGAGCTCAATCTATAAAGCCGAAAACAATTTAATACACAGGCACTCGCGGGTAATTGCCATTACAAGCGGCAAAGGAGGGGTGGGAAAAACCAATATTACTGTAAACTTGGCCATGGCACTGTCTTCTGCAGGGTTTAAGGTGGTAATATTCGATGCAGACCTGGGGCTTTCTAACGCAGAGGTGCTGTTAGGGCTCAATCCCAGGCACACCGTTTACGACTTTTTATATTACGACGTGCCCCTGGAACAGGTGCTGACCGACGCCCCCAATAATGTAAAGATAATATCAGGGGGGTGTGGCCTTCTTGAATTGGCAAATTTAAGTTCAGAGGCTATCAAACATTTGCAGCGGTCGCTCACCGGCTTTGATTTAGATGCCGACTTTGTACTGGTGGATACCGGTGCAGGAATAAATAAAAGTGTATTGGCCTTTCTGGCCGCTGCCCAGGATGTATTGGTTGTTGTTACACCGGAACCCACCTCAATAACCGATGCCTATGGGCTGATTAAGGTGCTATACCGCTATAAGGTACACAGGGAAATTAATTTGCTAATTAACAAGGCAGTAAACGAGCAAGAGGCTGACTCCACTTTTCGCAAGTTACAATTAACTGCCCAGCGTTTTTTACCTGAATTAAATTTGCAATATATTGGATGGCTGCCAAATGATGATACCGTGGTGAAAGCGGTGAAGGATCAACGGCCCTTTGTGCTGTATTATCCGGACAGCAAACCCAGCAATGCTGTAAAGGCTGTGGCGGACCGACTGGCGGGTACAAAAGAAAATCTTCATAAAAAAAGCGGCGGCATAAGCAGTTTTTTTGGCCGTCTGACCCGATTGTTTAGTTAGAAAATTATTCGGGAGGCTGTCAATGACAATAACAAAATACAAAATAGGACAGAAAATAACTGTTACCAGAACCGATGGCGTCGAAAGAACTGAATACTACTCCAGCATCCAAAACATTAAAAACGGGGTGATATTCATTAATGTGCCCTACAGGGGTGAAACACCGCTGGTGCTAATGCACAATGAAAGGCTGACAATTAAATATGTGGATCTGTCTGCAGCCTTTGCTTTTGAATCTGAATATCTGGGAACCAGCCTGGAAAACCGGTCCCTTCGCATGTATAAAATAAAGGAGCCCCACCTGGAACATATCAGGAGGGTACAATTACGCAATTTTGTAAGGATTCCCCTATCCTTCGATATGGAATACCGGTTAATGTCTTCGGATGAGTGGTATAAGGCCTTTATGGTGGACCTAAGTGCCGGGGGGTTAAAAATGGCGGCAAGGAAGCCTTTGCCCCTTGATACCCAGCTCTTGGTATTTTTTCAGCTACCCATAAGGAATGAAGTGATAAAGGTTTGCCAGCGGGCCAAGGTGGTTCGCTGCCAGCTGGCAGATGAACACCTTAATGTGTATCATCTGGGCTTGCAATTTGTTGATATTAACCGCCGACTGGAAGATACCATCTGCTGTTTTGTGTTTGAAAAACAGATGGAACAAATTCGTAAGCGGTAAAACGGAAGTGAGGCCATGGAACCGGAAAAATTATGGAAAGAATACACAAAGCTGCGCCGTGTAGGTGGCAATGAAACCGCACTAAACAGCATTCGGGATAAACTAATAACAGCATATTTACCGCTGGTGAAAAATATTGCCGGCAGGTTGGCTATAAAGATACCCTTTTTTATGCAGCAGGAAGATTTAGAAAGCTGTGGAGTAATTGGTTTAATGGAGGCGGTGGATAAATACGACATGTCACTGGGGGTTGGCTTTGAAACCTTTGCTTACCACCGCATTAGAGGTGCCATGCTGGACGAACTGCGGCGGCAAAATTGGGTGCCCCGTACCGTATGGCAGAGGCAGCAGGCCATTAAAAGGGCCAGGGAAAAATTGGAGCAAGAGGGGCAACCGGTAACCGAGAGGGCACTGGCAGAACTGACCGGACTGTCAGCGGCTGAGGTTAGGCGCCTGTTGAGCGAAACCAATATAGGACAGCTGTACTCTTTAGATGACGAAATCAGCAACGGTGAGGGCAGCGTGGTGCGCCGCGGTGACATGATTGAAGACACCGACAGCCCGGATCCGTTGATTATTATAGATGAATTAGAAGATAAACGCCTATTGGTGGAATCCATTGAGGAGTTAAATAAGCGGGAAAAGTTGTTGCTGGCGCTCTATTACCAAGAGAAGCTGACCCTGAAGGAAATTGGTGTGGTGCTGGAAGTTTCTGAATCAAGGGTGTGCCAGTTACATAGCAAGGCCATTAAGAGTTTGCGCCAAAAATTAAGGGATAAATTAAGTTTAGGACGGTGATACCTTGTTTAGGGGAATATACACTGCGCTAAGCGGCATGGGTGTTCAGCAGGCCAGACTGGATGTTACCACCAACAACCTGGCCAATATCAGCACCAGCGGTTTCAAAGGAGAGCAAGTGATAAGCAAACCCTTTGGAGAGGTGCTTTTAGGGCACCAAAGCCCCACCGTTAAAGGAATTAACCCTGTGGGCACCACAAATTTGGGCAGTGTGGTGTCCAGGGTGGAGATCAATGCCCAACAGGGCCAGCTGGTTAACACCGGCAATTTTAGAGACCTTGCCCTGGTGGGACCGGGCTATTATGTGGTTGAGGCAGGTGGCCAGGGCGGCCGGGAGTTATACACCCGGGACAGCTCCTTTGGCGTAGACAGTGAGGGCTACCTTGTGAATTCCCAGGGTGACCGGGTGCTAAGCCTGCGGGGACCGGTATTGGTGGGCAACGATGAGTTTACTGTGGATGATAAAGGCACCCTTACCGCCGGTGACGGTCAGCAATATCAACTGCGAATAGTGGAGTTTGATGACATCAACCGGCTGCAGAAGGTAGGCAATAACTACTTTGCCCAGGGACAGGCCCAGGCCTTGGCTGCGGACAATACCGGTACCAGGCAAGGCTATGTGGAAAGATCCAATGTGGATCTGGTGAAGGAGATGACAAACCTTATTGAAGTGATGCGGTCTTACGAGGCGGGACAGCGATTACTACAAACCCATGATGAGCTGTTGGGTAAGGCAGTAAACCAGGTAGGTAGTTTAAGGTAATTTTATTAATGGGGTGAAGGTGTAGTGTTAAAAACAATACAATCCGCCCGTTCGGGCCTTTACGCGCAACAGCTGCAGATGGATGCCCTGGGTAATAACATCGCTAACATAAATACCACCGGCTATAAAAAAGAAAAGGTGGAATTTGCCGAACTGGTGCGCCAAAGACTTGGTCATAGGGGGACACCGGTGCTGGCCGACACTGAAAAGGTGCCGGAGGTGGGGGGCGGCGTGCGGCCCACCCAGGTGGCTAAGGTCTTTAGCCAGGGTGAATTACAGCCCACCGGCAGGCCCCTTGATTTAGCCATAAGCGGTGACGGTTTTTTCCGGCTGGTAAAGGACGGAGAGACCCTCTACACCAGGGCAGGCCAGTTTTCGCTCACTGCCGACGGCAGGATTATAAACCCGGCGGGATACCAACTGCCGCAACTAACTGTTCCCCAAGGGACCCAAGAGATTAATATAGGGGATGACGGCAGTGTTACTGCCACCGACGAAGAAGGTAAAACCACCTCCTTGGGAACAATTACCCTTTACAGATTTGAAAACACCGGCGGTTTAATACCCAGGGGTGAAAACATGTACCAGGCAGGTGAAGCTGCCGGAGCAATATATAACGATAATACAGGGGAAATAAAACAGGGCTACTTGGAAAGATCAAATGTGGATATTGTGGAAGAGATGGTAAAAATGATTGAGGCCCAAAGGGCCTATTCCTTAAATTCGCGGTCAATAAGAACCGCCGATGAGATGTGGGGTATAGCAAATAATATACGAAAATAATAACTAGTCAGTGACTGAAGGGAGTCTTTAATGGAGCCAGCAAAGTTAATAAAGGAGATTCAGGTTGGCATAGCAGAGTACAAGGTATCTGCTTCCCCCAATAAGATTATCACCTTGGGTCTAGGCTCCTGTGTGGGCGTGACATTATATGATCCCAGGGCCAAGGTGGGGGGGCTGCTGCACATTATGCTGCCTGACAGCACCCAGTTTAAGAATGTTACTAAACCGACAAAATATGCAGATTTGGGTATACCCCTGATGATTAGAGATTTAGAGCGCAAGGGTGCCCTAAAAAGCCGGTTGCAGGCTAAACTGGCTGGGGGGGCGCAAATGTTTTCCGGTCTGGACCGAAAGTTTGTTTTAAATATCGGACAAAGAAATGCTGAAATGACGAAAAAAATATTAAAACAGTTAGGTATTAGGGTGATAGCCGAAGAGTTGGGAGGAAACCGCGGTCGCACAATGATTATAGATTTAAACAACGGTCAGGTGACCATACGTACCATAGGCACCCCTTTAAAGGTGATATGATATGGAGTTTGTACAGTTTAAAAACCGCGTACATAAAACCTTTGGCTTGGACCTAAACAGTTATAAAGAAAATCAGTTAAGGCGCAGATTGGACAACCTGTTAAATAGGCGTAAGATAACCGGCTACCATGAGTTTTTTACAATGATGTCCGCCGATAGGCAGGAATACCTTAAATTTTTAGATTATCTGACCATAAATGTATCGGAGTTCTTTCGCGATATTAAAATGTTTGAGATACTGGAAAAAAAGGTTATTCCCGAATTGCTTGCGGACGGCAGAAGCTTAAAAATTTGGAGCGCTGCCTGTTCCCTAGGTGCAGAACCTTACTCGGTTGGTATTATACTGGATGAACAAAGCCCCGGTAAAAGGCATGTTATCGAGGCCACAGACCTGGATCAAGGCATTTTAATTAAAGCCAAGGAGGGGCTGTATAATGCCGAAACATTAAAAAATGTGAGCAAGGAGCGCCTGAACAAGTATTTTACAAAACAAAACGGTAAGTATTTAATTAATCAAAAGATAAAAGACAAGGTAAAATATAGGCAGCATGACCTGCTTAGTGACGCTTATCCCCAGGGTTATGACTTAATACTTTGCCGCAATGTTACCATTTATTTTACCCGGGAAGCCCAGGAAAGAGTTAATAGAAATTTTATTAAATCATTAAAAACCAATGGGTATTTATTTATCGGCGGTAGCGAAACAATTTTTAATTATGCTGAACTGGGCTTAAAGAAACTCGCTCCTTGTTTTTATAAAAAAATCTAAGGTTTAAATAAAAAGGAGTTGATGTAATGGCAAACACCGTTGATAATAGTAAGTTGACAGATACCCACCTGGACGTGTTGAGGGAAATTGGTAATATTGGCCTAGGCAATGCTGCCACCTCACTGGCCGAGATGTTAAATAAAAGAATAAACATGGAAGTGCCGAAGACAAAGTTTGTAACAATGGAAGAAGCAATGGAAGTTGTGGGGGGACTGGAGGAAGTTGCTGCCTGTGTAACACTTAGGGTAGAGGGGGATGTGCCGTCACAAATACTTTTTGTTTTTAACCAGGCAAGCACCCTGTATTTGGTGGATATGCTGCTGGGCTTGGATAAGGGAACCACCCAAGACCTGGATGAAATGGGTGAATCGGTGGTTAAGGAAATTTCCAATGTGTTAACAGGGTCTTTCTTAAGTGCCATTGGCACCATGACCCAGATGAAAATGTTGCCCCAGGTGCCCATGTTTGCCTATGACATGCTGGGTGCGGTGGTAAGCACCTCGCTGGTGGCCGGAGGCTACATTGAAGACCACATTTTGATGATTGAAACTGTCTTATTTGAAGAAAAGGAGCATATTAAGGGGCACTTCTTTCTTATCACCGAGGATAAATCTTTAAATACACTTTTTCAGGCCCTAGGATTAACTTTGAAATAGTCGGGAGGAAGTTATGAGCAAAAAAATACTGATTGTAGATGATGCTGCTTTTATGAGAATGATGATTAAGAACATAGTAACTAAAGCAGGCTATGAAGTGGTTGGCGAGGCGGAAAACGGCAATGTGGCATTGGAGCTGTACAAACAGCTCAAACCCGACCTGGTGACCATGGACATCACCATGCCGGAAATGGATGGCATTGAAGCGGTTAAGGCCATCCGCGGGGTAGATGCCAATGCCAATATCATTATGTGCAGTGCCATGGGCCAGCAGGCCATGGTGATGGAAGCAATTCAAGCCGGGGCAAAGGATTTCATTGTTAAGCCTTTTCAGCAGGATCGTATTATTCAAGCAATAGAAAGGGTGCTAAACAGGTAATGGGGGGCGCCGCATGAAAGGGGTGAGGCTCAGTGGGAAAGGATGTACTCTCGCAGTCGGAAATAGACTCTCTACTGCAGAGTATTGTCTCAGGAGAAGTAACAGCTGAACAAATAGTAGAGGATTCAGAGCAACTGAAGCTGAAAAACTACGACTTTCGGCGGCCTAATAAGTTCTCTAAAGAGCACCTGCGCACCTTCCAAGTTTTGCATGAGAGTTTTGCTCGCCTAATTACAAACTTCTTTTCGGGTCTATTGCATTCGCACATTGACATTGAGGTGGCCACGGTGGGACAGTTTACTTACGAGGAATTTACCCGCTCGGTGGTAACGCCCACCCTGTTAACCGTCTTTAAATTTGATTCTCATAAGGGAAGCGCAGTGTTGGAAACCAGTCCGCATTTTATAATGCCGCTGATAGATCTGCAACTGGGCGGAACCGGTGAGATGCCCGCAAAGGTGCGCGATTTAACGGATATTGAACTATCGGTGGCCCGAAAGCTAATAGATAGAATACTATCCCAATTGGGGGTAATTTGGAAGGATATAATTCCCGGTGAACCAAGTGTGACTTCTATGGAGACCAACCCGCATTTACATCAACTGTTATCACCCAGCGATATTGTTATGGTGATAACCTTTTCCACCATTGTGGGTGACGAGAACCGGGGTTTACTGAACCTTTGCCTGCCCTATAATTTTCTAGAGCCTGTGCTGTCTAAATTCTCGGTCAACCACATTAGCCAAACATACCACGAGCAAGAACAGGAAGACGTTATTGCTGTGGAACACTGGCTTAGAACATCAGAGGTTGAGTTGAGGGTAATGGTAGGCAACGGAAAAATTACCGTTAAAGACTTTTTAGGGCTTCAAATTGGGGATGTGCTCACCTTGGACAGGCAACAGGGGCAGGATTTGGACTTATTTGTGCAGGACCAATTAAAATTTAAGGTTCAAGCCGGAACCATAGGACAAAAGTTGGCGGTGCAAGTACTATCTCTGACGGAGGAGGCGTGGGAGTTTGACAAATAATAAATTGTTAGATCAAGAAGAAATAGACTTATTAATGAATAATCCGCAAACAGAACAGCAGCCGTCCGGGGATACCTCCGACACCGTAAACGCTGAACCGGAACAGTTGCTAAACCCTGATGAAAGGGATGCCCTGGGTGAGGTAGGCAATATTTCTATGGGTTCTGCCTCCACCACCCTATCAGAAATATTGAGTCAAAAGGTAAATATTACCCATCCCAAGGTGAGGATAACAACTAAGCAGGAACTTTTTGACAGTTTTTCCGTACCCTATTTGATAATTAAGGTGGATTTTATTGACGGGTTAAATGGCTTTAATGTTCTGGTGATGAGGGTGCAAGATGCCCTGGTGGTTGCCGATCTGATGATGGGTGGGGAAGGAACCCCTCAACATGTCCAATTGGGGGATATGGAAATCAGTGCCGCATCAGAGGCCATGAATATGATGATTGGAACAGCTTCCACCGCCCTGTCGCAGATGTTCAGTAAACCGATAAACATATCACCTCCCACCACCGTAGTGTTGGAGGATGCGGGTGAAGTAGAGACCAAGGATGCTTTGCCGGAAGTGGGTACCAATGATGCTTTGGTGGTAGTTTCCTTTAAGATGTCCATTGGTGATAAGATAGTGGACACCGAACTGATGCAAATTATGGGTGTTGAGACTGCCCGGGAAAAGGCCATGCTATTGCTGCAGGATTTAACCAGCATGATTGAAGAGGAGCCTGAACCGGCCCCTGCACCGGAACCGGCACCGGCAGCACAAACAGGGGGGAATGATACCCTGAGCCAAGAAATGATTGATGCGGTGCTCAGTGCTGAAAAAGATGCCGGGCCACCGCCGGCGCCGACACCGACACCGGCACCGGCGCCAACCACAACGCCCTTTGGCGGCGGGCTGCCCTCAAACGGCAACGGCGCCGTTGGACCGGCCCCCCGCAACCTTGACTTAATATTAGATATTCCCCTGCAGGTTTCGGTTGTATTAGGACGAGCCAAAAGGCCCATTAAAGAAGTGTTAAATATTGGGCCGGGCTCAGTGGTGGAATTGGAATCAATTGCGGACGAGCCGGTGGAGATCTTAGTCAACGGTACACTGGTGGCCGAAGGTGAAGTTGTGGTGGTAAACGAAAACTTCGGCGTAAAAATAACCAATATCATCAGCCCGGAGGAAAGGGTAAAGAGATTGGCCACCTAATTATGAAAGGCGCCCCATGGGGCGCCTTTTACAGCTTTCTGATCACTAAGCCGGTATTTAATTTGGGATAAAAATAGGTGCTCTTTTGGGGCATTTTTTCTCCGCCCACCGCCACAGCGGTTACTTCTTCCACCAGGGTGGGGTTCATGAAAAAGACACATTGGTACTGGCCGCTGTCTACCAGTTTCAATGCCCCGGCCTCTTCCTGGGTGTAGGTTAGATTTGATTCCTTAGCCCGCTGTTCACTGCCAATTCCCAAAAGCCTTTCTAAAATTGCGGTGTGCAAAACTGATACGTCGAGCCCCTGCCAGGCCAAGGATTTTTCCCTGGGCATCAGCCTGTCCATGGCGGCTTCGCTTTCTAAAGTGACCACATAGCCCGTATTGCCCCCGGCATACAGGCCAAAGGCCCGGCGGTGGTTAATTCCCATTCCCCTGTCAAAACCGCCCTTACGGTAAACCTGGTCTAAAAACTCAGCAATATTACTGCCGTCCGGGTTCACCGGCACAGGGTCCACGACAAACTCTTCCTTCAATTGTTCAAGCAGCCTAGACAAGTTGAAGTTTGCTACATTTTTGACCAAGCGGTGGGTGGGCAGGATTATCAGTCCCGGGTC
This window harbors:
- the fliM gene encoding flagellar motor switch protein FliM, which encodes MGKDVLSQSEIDSLLQSIVSGEVTAEQIVEDSEQLKLKNYDFRRPNKFSKEHLRTFQVLHESFARLITNFFSGLLHSHIDIEVATVGQFTYEEFTRSVVTPTLLTVFKFDSHKGSAVLETSPHFIMPLIDLQLGGTGEMPAKVRDLTDIELSVARKLIDRILSQLGVIWKDIIPGEPSVTSMETNPHLHQLLSPSDIVMVITFSTIVGDENRGLLNLCLPYNFLEPVLSKFSVNHISQTYHEQEQEDVIAVEHWLRTSEVELRVMVGNGKITVKDFLGLQIGDVLTLDRQQGQDLDLFVQDQLKFKVQAGTIGQKLAVQVLSLTEEAWEFDK
- the fliY gene encoding flagellar motor switch phosphatase FliY; protein product: MTNNKLLDQEEIDLLMNNPQTEQQPSGDTSDTVNAEPEQLLNPDERDALGEVGNISMGSASTTLSEILSQKVNITHPKVRITTKQELFDSFSVPYLIIKVDFIDGLNGFNVLVMRVQDALVVADLMMGGEGTPQHVQLGDMEISAASEAMNMMIGTASTALSQMFSKPINISPPTTVVLEDAGEVETKDALPEVGTNDALVVVSFKMSIGDKIVDTELMQIMGVETAREKAMLLLQDLTSMIEEEPEPAPAPEPAPAAQTGGNDTLSQEMIDAVLSAEKDAGPPPAPTPTPAPAPTTTPFGGGLPSNGNGAVGPAPRNLDLILDIPLQVSVVLGRAKRPIKEVLNIGPGSVVELESIADEPVEILVNGTLVAEGEVVVVNENFGVKITNIISPEERVKRLAT